A single genomic interval of Centropristis striata isolate RG_2023a ecotype Rhode Island chromosome 8, C.striata_1.0, whole genome shotgun sequence harbors:
- the LOC131976644 gene encoding histidine N-acetyltransferase-like — protein sequence MSAAEEAGGLVFRLAEQQDFQQVLNICSSDAFEGLDYMAATFHRWLQEPERLVFIALIEDRVVGLESALLVDGGHTAVFQGLRVAPDLRGRGVAGALQTHLTDHIRQHYPQVSAVRLSRGDRPPKQTLDQYRLVAKEAILSQCCEAADLALFVAELRSRLPWRSGSGSSPPVTLSQRRAEALILSDHVVSNLLPGGTIINDWEPLRPLEANLEVLRRRGLTWIVDRESEPAAVSLSTAPYAVPYRHDALHFNINIFGRRLASVCSVFLAQLEALLPRLRGYLIFYTYVDPAVWAGLRQLCHNSSNVSLFKDYWEELVLEKDL from the exons ATGTCTGCAGCAGAAGAAGCTGGTGGTCTGGTCTTCAGGCTGGCTGAGCAGCAGGACTTCCAGCAG gtgCTGAACATCTGCAGCAGCGATGCGTTCGAGGGCCTGGACTACATGGCTGCTACCTTCCACCGCTGGCTGCAGGAGCCTGAACGCCTCGTCTTCATCGCTCTGATCGAGGACAGAgtg GTGGGTCTGGAGTCGGCTCTGCTGGTGGACGGGGGCCACACCGCCGTCTTCCAGGGCCTCCGGGTGGCTCCTGACCTGAGGGGCCGCGGCGTCGCCGGCGCCCTGCAGACACACCTGACCGACCACATCCGCCAACATTACCCACAAGTCTCTGCGGTGAGGCTGAGCCGAGGAGACCGGCCCCCCAAACAGACCCTGGACCAGTACAGACTCGTCGCCAAGGAG gccaTCTTGTCTCAGTGCTGCGAGGCGGCCGACCTCGCCCTCTTCGTGGCCGAGCTCCGCTCCAGACTCCCGTGGCGGTCCGGCTCCGGGTCTTCCCCCCCGGTGACCCTGAGCCAGCGGCGTGCCGAGGCTCTGATCCTGAGCGACCACGTGGTCTCCAACCTGCTGCCCGGTGGGACCATCATCAACGACTGGGAGCCCCTGAGGCCCCTGGAGGCCAACCTGGAGGTGCTGCGGCGCCGGGGGCTGACCTGGATCGTGGACCGTGAGTCGGAGCCCGCGGCGGTCAGCCTGAGCACGGCGCCGTACGCCGTCCCGTACCGCCACGACGCCCTGCACTTCAACATCAACATCTTCGGCCGCCGCCTGGCCTCGGTGTGCTCCGTGTTCCTGGCTCAGCTGGAGGCTCTGCTGCCGAGGCTCCGCGGTTACCTGATCTTCTACACCTACGTGGACCCGGCGGTGTGGGCGGGGCTACGCCAGCTCTGCCACAACAGCAGCAACGTGTCGCTCTTCAAGGACTACTGGGAGGAGCTGGTGCTGGAGAaagacctctga